A DNA window from Thiothrix subterranea contains the following coding sequences:
- a CDS encoding DMT family transporter yields MTPRNLFDLILLAALWGGSFLFMRYAAPSFGAVALIWLRVAIAAACLLPLLWWRGQSGLLRQNMGAMLVVGLLNSAVPFVLIAWAVLSITSGLASILNAVTPIFTALIGALWLNERLSKSQMLGLLIGFVGVLLLAADKADFKAGGSGWAIVALLGATLCYGIVTHYTRHKLAGVPSLVTATGAQLAAAIVLLPLAYAFWPAVMPDVKAWLAVIGLGVGCTALAFALFFRLLAQVGASRAVTVTFLIPVFGVLWGSLFLGETVSASMLVGGAVIVLGTALATGVVRLPAVLA; encoded by the coding sequence TCATGCGCTATGCAGCGCCGTCATTCGGGGCGGTGGCGCTGATTTGGCTGCGGGTAGCGATTGCGGCGGCGTGCCTGTTGCCGTTGTTATGGTGGCGTGGGCAAAGTGGGCTGTTGCGGCAAAATATGGGCGCAATGCTGGTGGTGGGTTTGCTCAATTCCGCCGTGCCGTTTGTGCTAATTGCTTGGGCGGTGCTGTCGATTACATCCGGGCTGGCGTCGATTCTGAATGCGGTCACGCCGATTTTTACCGCGCTAATTGGCGCATTGTGGCTGAATGAGCGGCTCAGCAAGTCGCAGATGCTGGGTTTGCTGATCGGGTTTGTCGGGGTATTGCTGCTGGCAGCGGACAAGGCCGATTTCAAAGCGGGCGGTTCTGGCTGGGCGATTGTGGCGCTGCTGGGCGCGACCTTGTGCTACGGAATTGTGACCCATTACACCCGGCACAAGCTGGCGGGGGTTCCCTCATTAGTCACGGCAACCGGGGCGCAACTGGCGGCGGCTATTGTGTTGTTGCCATTAGCGTATGCATTTTGGCCTGCGGTTATGCCTGACGTTAAGGCATGGCTGGCGGTGATTGGGCTGGGCGTGGGGTGTACTGCGCTGGCGTTCGCGCTGTTTTTCCGGTTACTCGCGCAAGTGGGGGCATCACGGGCGGTGACGGTCACGTTTTTGATTCCGGTGTTCGGGGTGTTGTGGGGCAGCCTGTTTCTGGGTGAAACGGTGAGTGCGTCGATGCTGGTGGGTGGGGCAGTGATTGTGTTGGGAACGGCGCTGGCAACAGGGGTGGTGCGTTTGCCCGCCGTTTTAGCTTAA
- a CDS encoding DUF695 domain-containing protein: MSDNASNPAEPVWTVVQQAAADDGLHLLRLLDVGVNFPFRNYPERFSILWEFTELDAEGLPSATELTRMKDFENALCAVMQADHAALLVMVFTEPTHREFIWLARNKSAFTNRLNTAESLGAKLPITLDHETDTQGDFYLSYATKVVERLKPAAT; this comes from the coding sequence ATGTCAGACAATGCCAGCAACCCCGCCGAACCCGTGTGGACAGTTGTCCAACAAGCCGCCGCCGATGACGGTTTACACCTGTTACGGCTGCTGGATGTGGGGGTAAATTTCCCGTTTCGGAATTACCCGGAACGCTTCAGCATTTTGTGGGAATTTACCGAACTCGACGCCGAAGGCTTGCCCAGTGCGACAGAACTCACCCGCATGAAGGATTTTGAAAACGCCTTGTGCGCGGTGATGCAAGCCGACCATGCCGCCTTATTGGTAATGGTGTTCACCGAGCCTACCCACCGCGAATTTATCTGGTTGGCACGGAATAAATCCGCTTTCACAAATCGGCTCAATACGGCGGAAAGTTTGGGCGCGAAACTCCCCATCACCCTTGACCACGAAACCGATACGCAGGGCGATTTCTACCTGTCGTATGCGACAAAAGTGGTGGAACGTTTGAAACCAGCAGCGACATAA